A region of Toxorhynchites rutilus septentrionalis strain SRP chromosome 1, ASM2978413v1, whole genome shotgun sequence DNA encodes the following proteins:
- the LOC129778196 gene encoding golgin subfamily A member 7: MAGNVRMSQPGTPAATQPSYMKVFIQRDYSEGTSVKFQTRFPPELESRIDRHTFESTMNKLNEYFAEAEKGSCSTYCEGCLACITAYLIYICTETHYEKCLRKVSKYIAMQNERVYNPKGLQITDPVCRGLRVIEISILDRPGRT; the protein is encoded by the exons ATGGCTGGaaacgttcgaatgtcccagcCTGGAACGCCAGCAGCAACTCAGCCGAGCTACATGAAGGTGTTCATCCAACGGGATTACAGCGAAGGCACCTCGGTTAAATTTCAAACCAGGTTTCCACCCGAGCTGGAGAGTCGG ATCGACAGACACACATTCGAGAGCACGATGAACAAGCTAAATGAGTATTTCGCGGAAGCGGAGAAGGGCTCCTGCAGTACTTATTGCGAGGGATGTTTAGCCTGTATCACCGCTTATCTGATTTACATTTGCACCGAAACGCACTACGAGAAG TGCTTACGCAAAGTGTCGAAGTACATTGCGATGCAGAACGAACGCGTCTATAATCCCAAAGGACTGCAGATCACTGATCCGGTCTGTCGGGGCCTGCGGGTAATAGAGATCTCGATACTCGATCGTCCGGGACGCACGTGA